A stretch of Acidobacteriota bacterium DNA encodes these proteins:
- a CDS encoding metallophosphoesterase, translating to MFHVRRRPGWLVIACSLSVALGALWPADTSAQAPRVRRLVAIGDLHADIDAARKAFQLAGATDAAGTWIGGDLTVVQMGDVIGRGSDDLAVLNFVLDVRAKAKAAGGVVHVLLGNHEVFAVRPDHRWVNPDAFAAFDAVPGLNLRHPRLARIPANERARSAAFMPGGPYAIQISAFPAVLRIGDTIFAHGGVTPQWARYGIAAINDDVRAWLSGRTDEPLATQGLDDGSADDGVMWSRHFVAFPEDEACAMLKESLSILGARRMVVAHTVRPTIVPRCQEQVWPIDVGISRYYGGELQVLEILDDRVIKVISAR from the coding sequence ATGTTCCACGTTCGGCGACGCCCTGGATGGCTGGTCATCGCGTGTTCGCTCAGCGTCGCGCTGGGCGCGCTTTGGCCTGCGGATACCAGTGCGCAGGCACCGCGGGTGCGCAGGCTCGTGGCCATCGGCGACCTGCATGCCGACATCGATGCTGCGCGGAAGGCCTTCCAACTCGCCGGCGCCACCGATGCGGCGGGCACCTGGATCGGCGGTGACCTCACCGTCGTCCAGATGGGCGATGTGATCGGGCGCGGCAGTGACGACCTCGCCGTGCTGAACTTTGTCCTCGACGTGCGCGCCAAGGCCAAGGCCGCGGGCGGCGTCGTGCACGTCCTGCTCGGCAATCACGAAGTCTTCGCCGTGCGGCCGGACCACCGCTGGGTGAACCCGGACGCGTTCGCGGCCTTCGACGCTGTTCCTGGCCTCAACCTGCGCCACCCGCGACTGGCGCGCATCCCGGCCAACGAACGTGCACGAAGCGCGGCCTTCATGCCGGGCGGCCCGTACGCCATTCAGATCTCCGCGTTTCCGGCGGTGCTGCGCATCGGAGACACCATCTTCGCGCACGGCGGCGTCACTCCTCAGTGGGCCCGCTACGGCATCGCGGCGATCAACGACGACGTCCGCGCGTGGCTGTCGGGCCGCACCGACGAACCCCTCGCCACCCAGGGACTCGACGATGGGAGTGCGGATGATGGGGTGATGTGGAGTCGTCACTTCGTGGCCTTCCCCGAAGACGAGGCCTGCGCGATGCTGAAGGAATCGCTGTCGATCCTCGGCGCCAGACGCATGGTGGTGGCGCACACGGTGCGCCCGACGATCGTGCCGCGATGCCAGGAGCAGGTCTGGCCGATCGACGTCGGCATCTCGCGCTACTACGGCGGCGAGTTGCAGGTGCTGGAGATCCTCGACGATAGGGTGATTAAAGTGATCAGCGCACGCTGA
- the dnaX gene encoding DNA polymerase III subunit gamma/tau, translated as MSHIALARKWRPQRFEDVIGQRGVVETLRNAIASGRLAQSFVFAGPRGVGKTTTARILARALNCVTGPTADPCGECDACREIAEGRDVDVMEIDGATYTGIDAVREVIVEPLSIAPMRNRYKIFIIDEVHRLSKSAFDALLKSIEEPPPYVKFMMATTELDAVPDTILSRSQVFELKALPFASIRDQLRGVTTNEGVTIDDAALALVARSAEGSMRDALSALDQVLAFTSQNVTAADVSTVLGLVGRDVQFDVAETVAREDAGAVFALAGGILESGFDLRTVCRELARLVRDLMVTKIDPTRLADPEIASEGERDRMQALAERYSHADLMRAFDLLAMAERDIRTSSQPRHTFEMALLKWIHLRKMTPIEELLAGGVAPTRSVPSVRPVRPVPSVPSVPSVQPVQPVQPVPSVPSVPSVPQSIKSNLLASIREANKSFFGMVIAQVQTVEVEGDRITFSFAPAHKNLRGQLEAKRAWIENLAHNLTGRKMTVAVKEAEGSAVVPTAKAPTAAAVDPAKQADLRARAKAEPAVQNVLDVFGGEIEDVEETQ; from the coding sequence ATGTCCCACATCGCACTCGCTCGAAAATGGCGCCCTCAGCGGTTTGAGGACGTGATCGGCCAGCGCGGGGTCGTCGAGACCCTGCGCAACGCCATCGCCTCGGGCCGCCTGGCGCAGTCGTTCGTGTTTGCCGGGCCTCGTGGCGTGGGCAAAACGACCACGGCCCGCATCCTGGCCCGCGCCCTCAACTGCGTGACCGGTCCCACGGCCGACCCGTGCGGCGAGTGTGATGCCTGCCGCGAAATTGCCGAAGGCCGCGACGTGGACGTCATGGAAATCGACGGCGCCACCTACACCGGCATCGACGCCGTCCGCGAGGTCATCGTCGAACCGCTGTCCATCGCGCCGATGCGCAACCGCTACAAAATTTTCATCATCGACGAAGTGCACCGCCTGTCGAAGAGTGCGTTCGACGCGTTGCTGAAATCGATCGAAGAGCCCCCGCCCTACGTGAAGTTCATGATGGCGACTACCGAGCTGGATGCGGTGCCCGACACCATCTTGTCTCGGTCGCAGGTATTCGAACTGAAGGCGCTGCCGTTCGCGTCCATTCGCGACCAACTGCGCGGCGTGACCACCAACGAAGGCGTCACGATTGACGATGCGGCGTTGGCGCTGGTGGCGCGATCGGCGGAGGGGAGCATGCGCGATGCCCTGAGCGCGCTCGATCAGGTGCTGGCGTTCACCAGCCAGAACGTCACGGCCGCCGACGTGAGCACCGTGTTGGGCCTGGTCGGCCGCGACGTGCAGTTCGACGTGGCGGAAACCGTGGCGCGTGAAGATGCCGGCGCCGTGTTTGCGCTGGCCGGCGGCATCCTCGAGTCGGGTTTCGACCTGCGCACCGTCTGCCGCGAACTCGCGCGCCTCGTGCGCGACCTGATGGTGACGAAGATCGATCCCACGCGCCTGGCCGACCCGGAGATTGCATCGGAAGGTGAACGCGACCGCATGCAGGCCCTGGCCGAGCGGTATTCACACGCCGATCTCATGCGTGCGTTCGACCTGCTCGCCATGGCCGAGCGCGACATCCGCACGTCATCCCAGCCGCGCCACACGTTTGAGATGGCGCTGCTCAAGTGGATCCACTTGCGCAAGATGACGCCGATTGAAGAGCTGCTTGCCGGGGGCGTCGCCCCAACCCGGTCAGTTCCGTCAGTTCGGCCAGTTCGGCCAGTTCCGTCAGTTCCGTCAGTTCCGTCAGTTCAGCCAGTTCAGCCAGTTCAGCCAGTTCCGTCAGTTCCGTCAGTTCCGTCAGTTCCTCAGTCGATTAAGTCGAATCTCCTCGCGTCGATCCGCGAAGCGAACAAGTCGTTCTTCGGCATGGTCATCGCGCAGGTGCAGACGGTGGAGGTGGAGGGCGACCGCATCACGTTCAGTTTTGCGCCGGCGCACAAGAATCTGCGCGGGCAACTTGAGGCCAAGCGTGCATGGATTGAGAACCTCGCGCATAACCTGACAGGGCGGAAGATGACTGTGGCGGTCAAGGAAGCGGAAGGGTCGGCAGTCGTGCCCACGGCGAAGGCGCCGACGGCCGCGGCCGTGGATCCCGCTAAACAGGCCGACCTGCGCGCGCGCGCGAAGGCTGAACCCGCCGTGCAGAACGTGCTCGACGTGTTCGGCGGCGAGATCGAAGACGTAGAGGAGACCCAGTGA
- a CDS encoding YbaB/EbfC family nucleoid-associated protein, with protein MMKQAQQMQERLQKQMAEMRVEATAGGGMVTVTVSGTKQLLSLRLDPEVVSKDDVEMLQDLIVAATNDAHRKVDEALANQMQGQLQNLTGGMRLPGLN; from the coding sequence ATGATGAAACAGGCGCAGCAGATGCAGGAGCGCCTGCAGAAGCAGATGGCCGAGATGCGCGTGGAAGCCACTGCGGGTGGCGGCATGGTCACGGTCACCGTCAGCGGCACCAAGCAGCTCTTGTCACTGCGGCTCGACCCCGAAGTGGTCTCGAAAGACGATGTGGAGATGCTGCAGGATTTGATTGTGGCGGCCACGAACGATGCGCATCGGAAAGTGGACGAGGCGCTGGCCAATCAGATGCAGGGTCAGCTCCAGAACCTGACGGGCGGCATGCGACTGCCTGGTCTCAATTGA
- a CDS encoding response regulator, with amino-acid sequence MATILVVDDEPSIRQLIARILERQGHRVIICGDAVAALAVEDAIDLLIVDYVLPNVNGRELTEKFRERQPTLPVILMSGYLPSPDLAPPPPSAFMQKPMRTTMVVETVNKMLAG; translated from the coding sequence ATGGCCACAATCCTGGTGGTAGACGACGAGCCCTCGATTCGGCAGTTGATCGCCCGTATCCTGGAACGCCAGGGACACCGGGTGATCATCTGTGGGGATGCGGTGGCGGCGCTGGCCGTGGAAGACGCGATCGACCTGCTGATCGTGGACTACGTGCTGCCCAACGTCAACGGCCGCGAGTTGACGGAGAAGTTCCGCGAGCGCCAGCCCACGCTTCCCGTCATCCTGATGTCTGGCTACCTGCCCAGCCCCGACCTGGCGCCGCCGCCCCCGTCCGCGTTCATGCAGAAACCGATGCGGACGACGATGGTGGTGGAGACGGTCAATAAGATGTTGGCGGGGTAG
- a CDS encoding flippase-like domain-containing protein has translation MSSRRPSLTGTLLAIVGLALLVWQVRLVGLDHIGDGFKAVGWRGFLAILGLSLFRFAARSMAWITLIGRPVPLSSATAATISGDALGNLSFLSLLVSEPAKAFYVTRHAPAAEAFAALTAENFFYSVSVASVILGGTITLLATFVVPDSLRVALWVSLAVMGGVLAAAVWLARSRPALAAVARSWSTALARRFLSRPPGPRVAGWLDQLERVETRTYSALSASPWRLGVVIACEAAFHLASIAEAWLTLRPRGRALPRCSTRSCSIP, from the coding sequence GTGTCGTCTCGTCGCCCATCCCTGACGGGAACACTCCTCGCAATTGTCGGGCTGGCCCTCCTGGTGTGGCAGGTCCGGCTGGTGGGACTGGACCACATCGGTGACGGGTTTAAGGCGGTGGGCTGGCGGGGGTTCCTGGCCATCCTCGGATTGTCGCTGTTTCGCTTCGCGGCACGCTCGATGGCGTGGATCACGCTGATCGGCCGACCGGTACCACTTTCAAGTGCCACGGCCGCCACGATCAGCGGCGACGCACTCGGCAATCTCTCATTCCTGTCGCTGCTGGTCTCCGAGCCCGCCAAGGCGTTCTACGTGACGCGGCATGCGCCGGCCGCAGAGGCGTTCGCGGCATTAACCGCAGAGAATTTTTTCTACAGCGTGTCGGTGGCCTCGGTCATTCTCGGCGGAACGATCACCCTGCTCGCCACGTTTGTGGTGCCCGACTCGCTGCGGGTGGCCCTCTGGGTGTCGCTGGCCGTGATGGGCGGCGTACTCGCGGCCGCCGTGTGGCTCGCGCGCTCGCGGCCGGCGTTGGCTGCCGTGGCGAGGTCCTGGTCCACGGCGCTGGCGCGCAGGTTCCTGTCGCGTCCCCCAGGACCGCGCGTGGCCGGCTGGCTTGACCAGTTGGAGCGCGTCGAAACGCGCACGTACAGCGCGCTCTCTGCCAGCCCCTGGCGCCTCGGCGTGGTCATCGCGTGTGAGGCCGCGTTCCATCTGGCGAGCATCGCCGAAGCGTGGCTGACCCTTCGGCCGCGCGGACGGGCTCTGCCACGCTGCTCAACGCGTTCCTGCTCGATACCGTGA
- a CDS encoding DUF4203 domain-containing protein translates to MRAIGCFRIVLGVCGFILGAMITSSVMGTANVWALVLAAGVGGLLGAGLMIAAYFVGVGLVGAGLASLVLHLVWRAIGGEPPTALLVVMAVLGALGALSIARQVVVFGTALAGSWTLIVGALALAGDRFNGISVTPENIWVVYGTGPLPGNWWVTGAWVVLAMAGAVVQMTTTTRGGKSKKSGGGRRQQ, encoded by the coding sequence TTGCGGGCTATCGGTTGTTTCCGCATCGTGCTGGGTGTATGCGGATTCATCCTCGGCGCGATGATCACGTCGTCTGTGATGGGCACGGCGAATGTGTGGGCGCTGGTGCTGGCCGCGGGGGTGGGCGGGCTCCTCGGCGCGGGTCTGATGATTGCGGCGTACTTCGTCGGCGTGGGCCTTGTGGGCGCCGGGCTCGCGTCGCTGGTGCTGCACCTGGTGTGGCGGGCGATTGGTGGGGAGCCGCCGACGGCGCTGCTGGTGGTGATGGCGGTGCTGGGCGCGTTGGGGGCGTTGTCGATCGCGCGTCAGGTGGTGGTGTTCGGCACGGCACTGGCCGGGTCGTGGACGCTCATCGTGGGCGCGCTGGCGTTGGCGGGCGACAGGTTCAACGGGATTTCGGTGACGCCCGAGAATATCTGGGTGGTGTACGGGACCGGCCCGTTGCCGGGGAACTGGTGGGTTACTGGTGCGTGGGTGGTGCTGGCGATGGCCGGTGCGGTGGTGCAGATGACCACGACCACGCGGGGCGGCAAGTCAAAGAAGTCCGGCGGAGGTCGCCGGCAACAATAG
- a CDS encoding OsmC family peroxiredoxin, which produces MEFSRHCTINWTGSVMEGSGAVAAGSGAFSLPVTFPRRIGEPEGMTSPEELMAAAHAACFAMALNGAVGRKGGAIAKTQITCEVTADKGDAGIKITTSALSLVAEGVTGLDAAALTAVAHEAESKCPVSNAYRGSMTVTLDVVVK; this is translated from the coding sequence ATGGAGTTTTCACGTCACTGCACCATCAATTGGACCGGGTCCGTCATGGAAGGGTCGGGCGCCGTTGCGGCCGGGTCGGGCGCGTTCAGCCTGCCGGTCACGTTTCCGCGCCGCATTGGCGAGCCCGAGGGCATGACGAGTCCCGAGGAGTTGATGGCTGCCGCGCACGCGGCGTGTTTCGCGATGGCGCTTAACGGCGCCGTGGGCCGCAAGGGTGGGGCGATTGCCAAGACGCAGATCACCTGCGAGGTGACGGCGGACAAGGGTGATGCCGGGATCAAGATCACGACGTCGGCGCTCTCGCTCGTGGCCGAGGGCGTGACCGGCCTGGACGCCGCGGCGCTCACCGCCGTGGCGCACGAAGCCGAGTCCAAGTGCCCGGTGTCGAACGCGTACCGCGGCTCGATGACGGTGACGCTGGACGTCGTCGTCAAGTAG
- a CDS encoding dihydrofolate reductase family protein: MARLVFGMNQSLDGYVDHTAFAPGPTLFRHFVEEAQCQAGSVYGRQMYEVMRYWDDDQPDWGADERAFAAAWRKQPKWVVSRTLKSVGPNARLVEGDLEGAIRKLKAEREGEIEVAGPDLARSLTELGLIDEYRIYLHPVVLGHGRPYFAGTRPPLRLVTSDRIGDDVIRLTYVPA; this comes from the coding sequence ATGGCCAGGCTTGTATTCGGAATGAACCAGTCACTGGACGGCTACGTTGACCATACAGCGTTTGCGCCAGGCCCCACGCTTTTCCGCCACTTCGTCGAGGAGGCTCAGTGCCAGGCGGGCAGTGTGTACGGTCGCCAGATGTATGAGGTCATGCGTTACTGGGACGACGACCAACCTGACTGGGGTGCCGACGAACGCGCTTTCGCGGCGGCGTGGCGGAAGCAGCCGAAATGGGTGGTCTCTCGCACGTTGAAGTCGGTCGGCCCCAACGCCAGGCTTGTTGAGGGTGATCTTGAGGGCGCGATCCGCAAACTGAAGGCCGAGCGCGAGGGGGAAATCGAAGTTGCTGGGCCGGACCTGGCGCGCAGCCTGACCGAACTTGGCCTGATCGATGAGTATCGAATCTATCTGCACCCTGTCGTGCTTGGTCACGGCAGGCCCTATTTCGCCGGGACCAGACCGCCGCTTCGCCTTGTGACTAGTGATCGGATTGGCGACGATGTGATCAGGTTGACCTACGTTCCTGCGTAG
- a CDS encoding tetratricopeptide repeat protein, giving the protein MTRASGPVLLFAAIAFVPAVGPALIADQNAATSVQYTSPAGVEYRSLPDNEAVTNTRAALAADPRNVARMIDLGVAQSGARQFREAIATFTRGLEIEPNNALLLRWRGHRYLSIREFDRAHADLTRGGGIDPSIYGIWYHLGIVQFARGDFAAAAASFERAQPIAPDPGELAGSTDWLWMSLSRAGRAAEAKAMLDRRPESRLPPIDNAYTRRLKLYRGEIGPADVIAPADTDEVQIATLAFGLGNWHLVKGSAAQARAAFERSVRASGGWPGFGFILSEVELQRVSGT; this is encoded by the coding sequence ATGACACGCGCATCTGGCCCTGTCCTCCTCTTCGCTGCGATTGCGTTCGTCCCCGCTGTCGGCCCCGCCCTGATTGCGGACCAGAACGCCGCGACATCGGTGCAGTACACGTCGCCCGCGGGCGTCGAGTACCGCTCGCTGCCGGATAACGAGGCGGTCACGAACACCCGCGCGGCACTGGCGGCCGATCCGCGCAACGTCGCCCGAATGATCGACCTTGGTGTGGCGCAGTCGGGTGCCCGTCAGTTCCGCGAAGCGATCGCCACGTTCACGCGAGGGCTCGAGATCGAGCCCAACAACGCGCTGCTGTTGCGGTGGCGCGGGCATCGGTATCTCTCCATCCGCGAATTTGACCGCGCGCATGCCGACCTCACCCGCGGCGGCGGCATCGACCCCTCGATCTACGGCATCTGGTATCACCTGGGCATCGTGCAATTCGCGCGTGGCGATTTTGCGGCGGCGGCTGCTTCGTTCGAACGCGCGCAACCCATCGCGCCAGATCCGGGTGAACTGGCCGGCTCCACCGACTGGTTGTGGATGTCGCTCAGTCGTGCCGGCCGCGCCGCGGAAGCGAAGGCGATGCTCGACCGCAGGCCAGAGTCCCGCCTTCCACCCATCGACAACGCCTACACCCGTCGTCTGAAGCTGTATCGCGGCGAGATCGGGCCGGCCGACGTGATTGCGCCTGCGGATACCGATGAGGTGCAGATCGCCACGCTCGCCTTTGGCCTCGGCAACTGGCACCTCGTCAAGGGCAGCGCGGCTCAGGCTCGGGCGGCGTTCGAACGGTCAGTGCGAGCAAGCGGCGGATGGCCCGGCTTCGGGTTCATCCTGTCGGAAGTGGAACTCCAGCGGGTTTCAGGTACGTAG
- a CDS encoding PQQ-binding-like beta-propeller repeat protein encodes MRHRTKVLLTVAALGAVPLVGPILAQAPAPPAVQSTARPTAQAAVTPGNWPRFRGPNSNPVSENPNLPVSWSKTENVEWVTDVPGVGWSSPVVWGNRVFVTAATSDKPMKPPSQGVDFSNEYLAELRKQGLTAAEANKKLYERDREMPDEIVIGLTLFCYDLETGKKLWEREMYKGRPAGGRHSKNSFASETPTTDGERVYVYLTDYGLFAYDFEGKQTWTTPLKSHATTRDWGTGASAALHKDRLFVLNDNEEQSFVAAFDTRTGKEIWRTPRTVQPARKTGWSTPFVWENRARTELVTLGPGVAISYGLDGAELWRMNRMGGYAIQSPFAWNDFLFVTSGAGGEDNRPIVAIRAGGAGDITPPAAETSNDHVMWYDRAAGGTYLPTPVIYKDALYVLNDKGIFSRRNPETGERIYQSRVAPGAAAFTASPWAYNGHVFVMSEEGDTFVIDAGPENKEYRLVRTNSLDDFSMATPAIVGDRLLIRTQHHLYSIRNRK; translated from the coding sequence ATGCGACATCGCACCAAGGTCCTGCTCACAGTCGCGGCGCTCGGCGCGGTCCCGCTCGTCGGCCCGATACTCGCGCAGGCACCCGCACCGCCCGCGGTGCAATCAACCGCGCGGCCGACCGCGCAGGCAGCAGTGACGCCTGGAAACTGGCCGCGTTTTCGGGGCCCGAACTCGAATCCGGTCTCGGAGAATCCGAATCTCCCGGTCAGCTGGTCGAAGACCGAAAACGTCGAGTGGGTCACCGACGTGCCTGGGGTCGGCTGGTCCTCCCCGGTGGTGTGGGGGAATCGCGTCTTCGTCACCGCCGCCACAAGCGACAAACCAATGAAGCCACCCTCCCAAGGGGTGGACTTCAGCAACGAATACCTCGCCGAGCTGCGGAAGCAGGGGCTTACGGCTGCGGAGGCCAACAAGAAGCTGTATGAGCGCGATCGCGAGATGCCCGACGAGATCGTCATCGGCCTCACGCTGTTCTGCTACGACCTCGAGACCGGAAAGAAGCTGTGGGAACGCGAGATGTACAAAGGCCGGCCCGCCGGTGGACGCCACAGCAAGAACAGCTTCGCGTCTGAGACGCCCACGACCGACGGCGAGCGAGTCTATGTCTACCTCACCGACTACGGGCTCTTCGCATACGACTTCGAAGGGAAGCAGACGTGGACGACGCCGCTGAAGTCTCACGCGACCACTCGTGACTGGGGCACCGGCGCCTCCGCCGCGCTGCACAAGGATCGCCTGTTCGTCCTGAACGACAACGAAGAGCAGAGCTTCGTCGCGGCCTTCGATACCCGGACCGGGAAAGAGATCTGGCGCACGCCACGCACCGTGCAACCGGCGCGGAAGACAGGATGGTCCACGCCATTCGTGTGGGAGAACCGTGCGCGGACCGAACTGGTCACGCTCGGGCCAGGCGTCGCCATCAGCTACGGCTTGGACGGCGCCGAGCTCTGGCGCATGAATCGCATGGGCGGCTACGCCATTCAGAGCCCATTTGCCTGGAACGACTTCCTCTTTGTCACTTCAGGCGCAGGCGGTGAGGATAACAGGCCGATTGTCGCGATTCGCGCCGGTGGTGCCGGCGACATCACACCGCCAGCGGCAGAGACCAGCAATGATCACGTCATGTGGTACGACCGGGCTGCCGGCGGCACGTACTTGCCCACCCCGGTCATCTACAAGGATGCGTTGTATGTCCTCAACGACAAGGGCATCTTCTCGCGCCGCAACCCTGAAACCGGTGAGCGCATCTATCAGTCGCGCGTTGCGCCGGGGGCGGCGGCGTTCACGGCCTCGCCGTGGGCCTACAACGGTCACGTCTTCGTGATGAGCGAAGAAGGCGACACGTTCGTCATCGATGCGGGCCCCGAGAATAAAGAGTACCGGCTCGTGCGCACAAATTCTCTCGACGATTTCTCCATGGCGACGCCGGCGATCGTCGGCGACAGGCTTCTGATCAGGACGCAGCACCACCTGTATTCGATCCGCAATCGCAAATAG
- a CDS encoding aminotransferase class I/II-fold pyridoxal phosphate-dependent enzyme: MQIATAAEAMPGSIKLCYGESDMPTADFICRAADEAARAGHTFYTHTAGAPELREAIAGKIRELQGVSYRPSEVMATVGGTMAIHVALRALVGRGDNAVIVSPAYSIYVNSVAMSGGESRQVPLAANGARFSLDLDRLERAIDAHTRVLVVNSPSNPTGWMMTADEQRGLAAIAARHGVTVLSDEVYERLTFDTDIAPSMARWIDDKDRLIVVNSFSKTYNMTGWRLGWAQASESIIRTLYKAAEFITSNPASIVQQAGIVALRGGEDYVRDLHALRGAARAGDGRPGNLAGRRITRAHGRLLRVPAHRRCHGLDYVRRRAVTRNRCRDRARRRVRAVR, from the coding sequence GTGCAGATCGCCACGGCCGCCGAGGCCATGCCCGGGTCGATCAAGCTGTGTTACGGCGAGTCCGACATGCCGACCGCGGACTTCATCTGTCGCGCGGCCGACGAAGCGGCGCGCGCCGGACACACGTTCTACACACACACGGCAGGCGCACCGGAGCTGCGGGAGGCGATCGCCGGCAAGATTCGCGAGTTGCAGGGCGTGTCGTATCGCCCGTCGGAAGTCATGGCCACGGTCGGCGGAACAATGGCGATTCACGTCGCCCTTCGCGCGCTCGTCGGCCGGGGCGACAACGCGGTCATCGTCTCGCCTGCCTACTCGATTTACGTGAACAGCGTCGCGATGTCCGGCGGCGAGTCGAGACAGGTCCCGCTGGCGGCCAACGGCGCGCGGTTCTCACTCGATCTCGATCGCCTTGAACGCGCCATCGACGCACACACTCGAGTGCTCGTCGTCAACAGCCCGTCGAACCCCACGGGCTGGATGATGACCGCCGACGAGCAGCGTGGGCTGGCGGCCATCGCCGCGCGACACGGCGTCACCGTGCTCTCGGACGAAGTCTACGAACGACTGACGTTTGACACAGACATCGCGCCATCCATGGCGCGATGGATCGACGACAAGGACCGACTCATCGTCGTCAACAGCTTCTCGAAGACCTACAACATGACCGGCTGGCGCCTTGGTTGGGCGCAAGCCAGCGAATCGATCATCCGGACGCTCTACAAAGCTGCCGAGTTCATCACATCCAATCCGGCCTCCATCGTCCAACAGGCGGGCATCGTCGCACTGCGCGGTGGTGAGGACTACGTGCGCGACCTGCACGCATTACGCGGCGCGGCGCGCGCAGGTGACGGCCGCCCTGGGAACCTTGCCGGGCGTCGTATTACCCGAGCCCATGGGCGCCTTCTACGCGTTCCCGCGCATCGCAGGTGTCACGGACTCGACTACGTTCGCCGCCGAGCTGTTACGCGCAACCGGTGTCGCGATCGCGCCAGGCGCCGCGTTCGGGCCGTCCGGTGA
- a CDS encoding Crp/Fnr family transcriptional regulator, which yields MRALLKATATPFTIANYEPRAAIFRQGDACDSLMHIETGRVWLAVTARSGKEVICGLLDSGTFLGEEALTGCGERPHSAVAMTATEVLVVAKADMTRLLRTKPELLGPFVAHLIARNIRLETDLTDQLLYASEQRLAHVLLALANCDKRCPGQCTLPDLPQELIAEMVGTTRSRVNLFMNKFKKLGFIEDDGRVLHINATRLHVVDEGDRHDSLTAQW from the coding sequence GTGCGCGCTCTGCTCAAGGCAACGGCGACACCCTTCACGATCGCCAACTACGAACCACGGGCCGCCATCTTCCGGCAAGGTGACGCTTGCGACAGCCTGATGCACATCGAAACAGGCCGGGTGTGGTTGGCCGTCACAGCGCGCAGCGGCAAGGAGGTGATCTGCGGTCTTCTGGACAGCGGCACGTTCCTGGGTGAGGAAGCGCTCACAGGCTGCGGTGAACGACCGCATAGCGCCGTCGCAATGACCGCCACGGAGGTCCTCGTCGTCGCGAAGGCGGATATGACCCGGTTGCTCCGCACGAAACCGGAACTCCTGGGCCCGTTCGTCGCGCACCTCATCGCGCGCAACATCCGTCTCGAAACCGATTTGACCGATCAGCTCTTGTATGCCAGCGAACAGCGCCTGGCGCACGTGCTGCTCGCTCTGGCCAACTGCGACAAGCGGTGTCCAGGCCAATGCACGCTGCCGGATCTCCCGCAGGAGCTCATCGCGGAAATGGTCGGGACGACCCGCTCACGTGTAAACCTCTTCATGAACAAGTTCAAGAAACTTGGGTTCATCGAAGACGACGGCCGAGTCCTCCACATCAACGCGACCCGGCTGCACGTGGTTGACGAGGGCGATCGACATGACTCACTCACGGCACAATGGTGA